The genomic interval GGTCCCTGTTGCTGCAGGAGGTGCCCAGGAAGGGTTTGTGGATCCCTGTTACTGCTTTGGAGGTGCCCAGGAAGGGGTGTGTGGATCCCTGTTGCTGCAGGAGGTGCCCAGGAAGGGTTTGTGGTCCCTGTTGCTGCAGGAGGTGCCCAGGAAGGGGTTTGTGGATCCCTGTTGCTGCAGAAGGAGGTGCCCACCCAGAAGGGGGTTTGTGGGTCCCTGTTGCTGCAGAAGGAGGTGCCCAGGAAGGGGTTTGTGGATCCCTGTtgctgcagaaggaaatgcCCACCCAGGAAGGGGTTTGTGGATCCCTGTTGCTGCTTTGGAGGTGCCCAGGAAGGGGTTTGTGGATCCCCGTTATTTTGGAGTGGCCTCCCCCGAGCTCAGGCTGGCCTTacctgcaggcagcaggtgcTGAGCTGCCCATTGCTGTGACGCCCTCAGCTCAGCCCGggtctgctgcagctcctcccacaGGGAGCTCAGGATGGGGCTGTCCCCTCGGCTGCCatgctgtctgtcctgctgcagggctgtttgctgtgcctgctcctcgGCCCTGCCGCGCCAGGCGCtctccagccagcccagcctcgCCGACACGTTGTGGCTCAGCTGCAGGACGTGCTCCAGAACCTTCCCTTGCTCCGACTCCTGCAGCCTCCGGGCCTGCTCAGCCTGgtccctgctcctcagcagcgCCTGCTCCACCTGGGACACCACGCGCGAGGTGACGGTGGTGACAGTGCCCGCCAGGGTGgtggccagctggctcagctctgccctcagggtctgcagctccagcctgggcagctcatccagagcctgcagcatcATGTTCTCCTTCATCTGCGAGTTCTCCAGCATGATGAACAGCTTGTCCCACTTGCTGTGCTCCCGCTGGCAGTCGCACGAAGCAGCTGCAAGAGAACGGGAATGGACAGATGTTGCTGCTCCTTGGTACCGAGTGTCACACGGCAGCGTTTGGCaaagcctggctctgtgcaaggCTGTGTCCTCCCGACTGTCACAGAGTCGTGGGCTcaggctggtttgggctggaagggaccctacAGACAATCTGGTTCCAGCCCCCTGCCGTGCTGGGGCCGTGCCTTTCCCTCTGTATCGGGACAGAACCGTGCAGGGGTGAGATTACAGGGATCCTAAacccctgggacagcagcagccttttgcaggaaaactgggaaatcAAGAGCCTAAAGCACAGCCCAAGGCACCCATCCAAGGGCTTTACCTTTACTGCCCATAATAACCCACTGCTACGAGCACGAGCCTCTCCCTCTGGAAAAAGTAAATTATGTTTGCAGTAATAACTCTTACAAGAGCTAGGCAGCACCGAAGGCAGTTCTGCACTtaaattcagtttaaatttACTCACCTTCCTCAGCCGCAGGGGCTGGACCTTCGATTTCATTATCCAGGTTCACGTACATGAGCTCGTAGTCATCGTCTTCATCCACCACAGAGCCAGAAACTctgaaagcacagagcagcgtgagcagggacaggagctctcGGGGCAGCATTCTCCTGgctctcctggggctgtgcaggggctgcggggctgtgagagctgcaggagctg from Zonotrichia leucophrys gambelii isolate GWCS_2022_RI chromosome 9, RI_Zleu_2.0, whole genome shotgun sequence carries:
- the PTX3 gene encoding pentraxin-related protein PTX3 → MLPRELLSLLTLLCAFRVSGSVVDEDDDYELMYVNLDNEIEGPAPAAEEAASCDCQREHSKWDKLFIMLENSQMKENMMLQALDELPRLELQTLRAELSQLATTLAGTVTTVTSRVVSQVEQALLRSRDQAEQARRLQESEQGKVLEHVLQLSHNVSARLGWLESAWRGRAEEQAQQTALQQDRQHGSRGDSPILSSLWEELQQTRAELRASQQWAAQHLLPAGCETAILFPMRSRKIFGSVHPTSAMTLSSFTACIWLKVTEALDKTIVFSYGTRFNPYEIQLYLSRASAVLAVGSAQHKLAATNVVVPGKWLHLCGSWSSENGSASLWAQGELAASAWHVAGAHTIPDGGILQLGQEKNGCCVGGGFDEALAFSGKLTGFNLWDRVLSPAEVTAQSTGDTCGTRGNVVGWGVTEVLPYGGAQYVS